The Falco peregrinus isolate bFalPer1 chromosome 1, bFalPer1.pri, whole genome shotgun sequence genome has a window encoding:
- the ZNF839 gene encoding LOW QUALITY PROTEIN: zinc finger protein 839 (The sequence of the model RefSeq protein was modified relative to this genomic sequence to represent the inferred CDS: deleted 1 base in 1 codon) → MAAPEEGGTEAPPPPPPAEDEPPGGVTAACGAALGVAAAAAGGAAAAGGAAGPAGPSPSAEGPELLAVTEELAQSLAALEAGAAAGGTVLYLQADGSLVEGAGLSAEEQRRLLEQLLAAAESQGPGPAEPPPPPPRHAATPLAPAELQRVIEQVSKAQEQQKPPPAAAPPEPCRGPPPCRGGGCPPPRDAVPPPPLASIMHNAAQQLQSVAQQVALQQGKAMAAARLLPQKQLEAICIQVQPGQMKGTERPMPSLAPIQPKTIALSQSVGRNSSIPGLGIINPQIIRIQPVTGTEQQQLFLHSSSESPVQLLMQKPLPSHGSVSVNKIPAAKMLNGQKTTCAAVSATRSPNITMIAASSANSLMPCLEKNQKDDKLKKSLKVKTRSGRISRPPKYKAKDYKFIKMEDLADGHQSDSDDYSELSIEDDEEGKVKGKDALFSSSSYNLKPKMFKCQTCEKSYIGKGGLARHYKLNPGHGELESSPQKIPLNKPNGSIFVDNVCGIREEMMSPAHLDSVAVTLNNENTLATGLEETVDSKAGEQTCKSAESRYLLAEQQNENSSGHRGPVTPKGPGRPRRPKRRGRPRMGGRSRCSGRLSRPGQSPSKSISSVSAEHNVFRRKARLKELIQQCDNEDLMELALPRLTKLVTVYEFLLMKVEKGHPAKAYFPDVYREFEDLHNMVKKMAYDHLSNSDLLSCQQPVEIKDAKVAESLGIAEILTGEGNMRGVDSCSQCIIKMVSEQVPVEILGQKRLAESSGEELLPSAKRTKLEDVMENVNNYASQDAVKEKSGNLCTLFEKDGFNPLNGEILLSEDRRITCCTTGSTLPTAEEHNSLADSGVRIDAENSGTFSQTVKMRIEYSQPVNIQGLDMAGDAPLLHTEVVLPVEAGGSPELVQAHFVSENTVGELSAPELCRSVSEDAMDSQSTDLPTSEENGHNQKYQKLQEENRNFAIKEHSEQFRNADVTDEMQELEKVFSTNIVPINYPHSAQTELHQNPVQEASLSAHVNHENSFKNMNQFSCGTEEQREVENTVTVDEAVAFEITDESHDFLSQGHEQIFIQTSDGLILSHPDTAVLSQAEGIVIVTDSNGTTMHIRTPEGIPLETVEALLAMETDGQSEDILLSQSELEP, encoded by the exons ATGGCGGCTCCTGAGGAGGGGGGCACCGaggcgccgccgccccctcctCCAGCCGAAGACGAGCCTCCCGGG GGGGTGACCGCCGCCTGCGGGGCTGCCCTCGgcgtggcggcggcggcggccgggggcgcggcggcggccgggggcgcggcggggcccgcgggCCCCTCGCCCTCCGCGGAGGGCCCGGAGCTGCTGGCGGTGACGGAGGAGCTGGCGCAGAGCTTGGCCGCCCTGGAAGCCGGCGCGGCGGCAGGCGGCACCGTCCTCTACCTGCAGGCGGACGGGAGCCTGGTGGAGGGCGCGGGGCTGAGCGCCGAGGAGCAGCGgcggctgctggagcagctgctggccgCCGCCGAGAGCcaggggccgggcccggcggagccgccgcccccgccgcctcgCCACGCCGCCACGCCACTGGCCCCCGCCGAGCTCCAGCGGGTCATCGAGCAAGTGAGCAAggcccaggagcagcagaagccgccgccggccgccgccccgccggaGCCCTGCCGGGGGCCGCCGCCCTGCCGCGGCGGGGGgtgcccgccgccccgggacgccgtcccgccgccgccgctggcCAGCATCATGCACAACGCCgcgcagcagctgcagagcgTGGCCCAGCAGGTcgccctgcagcagggcaaagCCATGGCGGCCGCCCGGCTCCTCCCGCAGAAG cagctggaagccaTTTGTATCCAAGTTCAGCCAGGACAGATGAAGGGAACTGAAAGGCCAATGCCGTCATTGGCACCAATCCAGCCCAAAACTATAGCGCTGAGTCAGTCGGTTGGTAGGAATTCTAGCATACCAGGACTTGGCATTATTAATCCCCAGATAATTAGGATACAGCCTGTTACAGgaactgagcagcagcagctattCCTGCATAGTTCTTCTGAGTCTCCAGTTCAGTTGCTCATGCAGAAACCTTTACCATCTCATGGATCGGTGTCTGTGAACAAGATTCCCGCAGCCAAGATGCTAAATGGACAGAAAACTACTTGTGCCGCAGTATCGGCTACAAGGTCTCCAAATATTACCATGATTGCAGCAAGTTCAGCAAATAGTCTGATGCCATgccttgaaaaaaaccaaaaagatgacaagttaaaaaaatccttgaaagTGAAAACTCGCTCCGGACGGATTTCACGCCCCCCCAAATACAAAGCTAAAGATtataaattcattaaaatggaGGATTTGGCTGATGGTCATCAATCTGATTCTGATGACTACTCTGAGCTGAGTATAGAAGATGATGAAGAAGGAAAGGTGAAGGGAAAGGATGCATTATTCAGTTCTTCAAGTTATAATCTGAAGcccaaaatgtttaaatgtcaGACTTGTGAAAAATCCTATATAGGAAAAGGAGGATTAGCAAGACATTATAAACTTAACCCAGGCCATGGAGAGCTGGAGTCTTCACCtcaaaaaatacctttaaataaGCCTAATGGAAGTATATTTGTGGACAATGTCTGTGGAATAAGAGAGGAAATGATGAGTCCAGCACATTTGGATTCAGTTGCTGTCactttaaataatgaaaacacaCTAGCTACCGGTCTGGAAGAAACTGTTGATTCAAAGGCTGGAGAACAG aCTTGTAAGTCTGCAGAAAGCAGATACTTGTTGGCagaacaacaaaatgaaaacagttcagGACACCGAGGACCTGTAACACCAAAAGGACCTGGAAGACCCAGACGACCAAAGAGACGTGGTCGACCAAGGATGGGTGGAAGATCTAGGTGTTCTGGAAGGCTTAGCAGACCTGGTCAGTCCCCTTCAAAGTCAATTAGTAGTGTGTCAGCAGAACACAAtgtattcagaagaaaagctaGGTTAAAAGAG CTAATACAACAATGCGATAATGAAGACTTAATGGAGCTGGCTCTCCCACGTCTTACAAAGCTTGTTACAGTATATGAATTTCTGTTGATgaag GTGGAAAAAGGGCATCCGGCCAAAGCTTACTTCCCAGATGTATATAGGGAATTTGAAGACTTGCATAATATGGTAAAGAAAATGGCTTATGATCACCTCAGTAATTCTGATTTGCTGAGTTGCCAGCAGCCTGTTGAAATAAAAGATGCTAAG GTTGCTGAATCACTAGGAATTGCAGAAATACTCACTGGAGAAGGAAATATGCGAGGTGTAGACTCTTGTTCACAATGTATAATTAAAATGGTTAGTGAGCAAGTGCCTGTGGAGATACTGGGACAAAAACGATTAGCTGAG AGCTCAGGGGAGGAACTGTTGCCATCAGCCAAAAGGACCAAGTTAGAAGACGTAATGGAGAATGTGAATAATTATGCCAGTCAAGatgcagtgaaagaaaagagtgGGAATTTATGTACACTGTTTGAAAAAGATG GTTTTAATCCATTAAATGGGGAAATCCTGCTTTCAGAAGATAGGCGTATCACTTGCTGCACAACTGGAAGTACATTACCGACAGCAGAGGAACATAATTCACTTGCTGATTCAGGAGTTAGAATTGATGCTGAAAATTCAGGTACCTTCTCCCAGACTGTGAAAATGAGGATAGAGTATTCCCAACCTGTGAACATACAGGGACTAGATATGGCAGGTGACGCACCTCTGCTACATACTGAAGTTGTACTGCCTGTTGAAGCAGGTGGCTCGCCTGAATTAGTTCAAGCGCACTTTGTGAGCGAGAATACAGTAGGTGAACTGTCAGCTCCTGAACTTTGCAGGTCTGTGTCGGAGGATGCAATGGACAGTCAGAGCACTGACTTGCCGACGAGTGAAGAAAATGGTCACAATCAAAAATATCAGaaactgcaagaagaaaaccGTAATTTTGCTATTAAAGAACATTCTGAACAATTCCGTAATGCTGATGTGACTGATGAGATGCAAGAACTTGAAAAAGTTTTTTCAACAAACATTGTGCCAATAAACTACCCACACAGTGCTCAGACTGAGTTGCACCAGAACCCTGTCCAGGAAGCCTCCTTGTCTGCTCATGTGAACCATGAaaactcttttaaaaacatgaatcAATTTTCTTGTGGGACAGAGGAGCAACGTGAGGTGGAGAATACAGTAACTGTAGATGAAGCTGTAGCCTTTGAGATTACTGATGAGAGCCATGATTTTTTGTCTCAGGGACatgaacagatttttattcAGACTTCAGATGGGCTTATCCTGTCTCATCCAGATACTGCTGTTTTGTCTCAGGCAGAAGGCATTGTTATTGTAACAGATTCCAATGGTACTACAATGCACATTCGCACACCTGAGGGTATACCTTTGGAAACTGTGGAAGCACTACTGGCAATGGAAACAGATGGCCAAAGTGAAGATATTTTGCTCTCGCAAAGTGAATTGGAGCCATAA
- the CINP gene encoding cyclin-dependent kinase 2-interacting protein isoform X1: protein MAAKSPADGTPRRPVLSVSARKIKDNAADWHNLMMKWERLNDSGFTVANKIVNMKISEQFEDNKLEIACDNSATGSEKSAPKYNEELDNFCAELVETLKHMTKIQLKMEKLALTTKAICDLETFHHGAGNCTAPFFHTWPTPYFYEVSLKLSEMYKKELQLKQTIVQEIAHSADQDLLMVYLSSWLYQPYIENSSKLLLEAMLLETGHRQC from the exons ATGGCGG CAAAAAGTCCTGCTGATGGTACTCCAAGAAGACCTGTTTTATCTGTCAgtgcaagaaaaattaaagataatGCAGCAGACTGGCATAATTTAATGATGAAATGGGAGAGACTGAATGATAGTGGATTTACTGTTGCAAACAAAATAGTCAACATGAAGATCAGTGAGCA aTTTGAAGACAACAAACTAGAGATAGCATGTGATAACAGTGCCACAGGATCTGAAAAGTCAGCTCCAAAATACAACGAAGAACTCGACAATTTCTGTGCAGAATTAGTTGAGACCTTAAAGCATATG acaaaaatacaactgaaaatggaaaagcttGCTTTGACTACTAAAGCAATCTGTGACTTGGAAACATTCCACCACGGAGCTGGGAATTGCACAGCACCCTTCTTTCATACATGGCCTACACCATACTTCT ATGAAGTTTCTCTGAAGCTTTCTGAAATGTACAAGAAGGAACTACAACTCAAGCAAACAATTGTACAAGAAATTGCTCATTCTGCTGACCAGGATCTGCTGATGGTCTATTTATCATCATGGTTATACCAGCCTTACATtgagaacagcagcaaactACTACTTGAAGCCATGCTGCTGGAAACAGGACATAGACAGTGCTAG
- the CINP gene encoding cyclin-dependent kinase 2-interacting protein isoform X2: MMKWERLNDSGFTVANKIVNMKISEQFEDNKLEIACDNSATGSEKSAPKYNEELDNFCAELVETLKHMTKIQLKMEKLALTTKAICDLETFHHGAGNCTAPFFHTWPTPYFYEVSLKLSEMYKKELQLKQTIVQEIAHSADQDLLMVYLSSWLYQPYIENSSKLLLEAMLLETGHRQC, from the exons ATGATGAAATGGGAGAGACTGAATGATAGTGGATTTACTGTTGCAAACAAAATAGTCAACATGAAGATCAGTGAGCA aTTTGAAGACAACAAACTAGAGATAGCATGTGATAACAGTGCCACAGGATCTGAAAAGTCAGCTCCAAAATACAACGAAGAACTCGACAATTTCTGTGCAGAATTAGTTGAGACCTTAAAGCATATG acaaaaatacaactgaaaatggaaaagcttGCTTTGACTACTAAAGCAATCTGTGACTTGGAAACATTCCACCACGGAGCTGGGAATTGCACAGCACCCTTCTTTCATACATGGCCTACACCATACTTCT ATGAAGTTTCTCTGAAGCTTTCTGAAATGTACAAGAAGGAACTACAACTCAAGCAAACAATTGTACAAGAAATTGCTCATTCTGCTGACCAGGATCTGCTGATGGTCTATTTATCATCATGGTTATACCAGCCTTACATtgagaacagcagcaaactACTACTTGAAGCCATGCTGCTGGAAACAGGACATAGACAGTGCTAG